The Chloroflexota bacterium genome includes a region encoding these proteins:
- a CDS encoding HlyD family efflux transporter periplasmic adaptor subunit — MKKTFFMLLVSGLMLAACSNATPTPAAEVPIVVDNFAVSAEGRLVPANFVQLSFSAGGKVVEVLAAEGGAVAEGDVIARLGNSEALQAEAARTELEVLNARQALDDLKENAALVKAQLEAEAAQAREALDKAQRRLRNLSNPDIDFYQERVEDAQLALTQAQQESEITDIGAATAGLQAARDGLKLAEEYLGRVKSGNDGCGNCDPQSVEDAQDVYNDAAHAVRIAEIRLQQAQTANANAIEDAQKALEDSQQNLAAAQRSPDALKLAVAQAEASLAEARLTDVQRRLGKVQSGPDPDQLALAEARLATAQSALTAAKVALDNTELRAPFTGTVAKLGLKVGEQVAPGQAVVTLADFSSWRVETDNLTEIEVVKITEGQGADIVLDALPDVTLRGKVESIGTVFEEKRGDITYTVKVVLTEGNPLARWGLTAAVTFDK; from the coding sequence ATGAAAAAAACCTTCTTCATGCTTCTGGTGAGCGGCCTCATGCTGGCCGCCTGCAGCAACGCCACCCCGACTCCCGCCGCCGAGGTGCCCATCGTCGTTGACAACTTTGCCGTGAGCGCCGAGGGGCGGCTGGTGCCGGCCAATTTTGTTCAGCTCTCGTTTAGCGCCGGCGGCAAAGTGGTTGAGGTGCTGGCCGCCGAGGGCGGAGCGGTGGCCGAGGGCGACGTGATCGCCCGGCTGGGAAACAGCGAGGCTTTGCAGGCCGAAGCGGCTCGAACAGAGCTTGAGGTGCTCAACGCCCGACAGGCGCTCGACGATTTGAAAGAGAACGCGGCGCTGGTAAAAGCGCAGCTGGAAGCCGAAGCGGCTCAGGCTCGGGAGGCGCTGGACAAGGCCCAGCGGCGTTTGCGAAACCTGAGCAACCCGGATATTGATTTTTATCAGGAACGGGTGGAAGACGCCCAACTGGCGCTGACTCAAGCTCAACAGGAATCCGAGATCACCGACATTGGAGCGGCCACAGCCGGTTTGCAGGCGGCCCGCGATGGTTTGAAGTTGGCCGAGGAGTATTTAGGCCGAGTGAAGTCGGGGAATGACGGCTGTGGCAACTGCGATCCTCAAAGTGTTGAGGACGCCCAGGATGTTTACAATGACGCCGCTCACGCCGTCCGCATTGCCGAGATACGTTTGCAACAGGCGCAGACCGCGAACGCCAATGCCATTGAAGACGCGCAAAAAGCGCTGGAAGATTCTCAACAGAATTTAGCCGCCGCCCAGCGTTCGCCGGATGCCCTCAAGCTGGCCGTGGCCCAGGCCGAGGCGTCTCTGGCTGAGGCCCGCCTGACCGACGTCCAGAGGCGGCTGGGCAAAGTGCAGTCCGGCCCCGACCCGGATCAACTGGCGCTGGCCGAGGCCCGGCTGGCCACGGCTCAATCGGCGCTGACGGCGGCGAAGGTGGCGCTGGACAATACCGAACTGCGTGCCCCGTTCACGGGCACGGTGGCCAAGCTTGGCCTGAAAGTTGGCGAGCAGGTTGCGCCGGGCCAGGCGGTAGTTACCCTGGCCGACTTCTCCAGTTGGAGGGTTGAGACCGACAACCTGACCGAGATCGAAGTGGTGAAGATCACAGAAGGACAAGGGGCGGATATTGTGTTGGATGCTCTGCCGGATGTGACATTGAGGGGCAAGGTTGAATCCATTGGCACGGTGTTTGAGGAAAAACGCGGCGACA
- a CDS encoding ABC transporter permease — MNTAFRKVWRDLWNNKGRTVLVVLSIGVGVLALGMIFASNTLLTRQMTISQEASRPSNVILYLRGLVDDETVKSVARLPEVVDAEGLASLSIRWKPSLDAEWEQATVIALDDYENQKFDLIELRSGVWPSSDAVAVEFNHVTPHHVPAVGGAIYFEVNNKPKAMQIGGTVRDPQQFPPPFSQDVTFYATRDALVTLGGNREFSQIKFTIPDYTKEKADYAADAAETRLNKIGVGVSFVQTQDPRRHFLQDTMDGVGLIMAVMAVMSLGLSTILVINTINALIAQQVPQIGIMKTVGGLSNQIATLYLAGVAVYGMLSLALAVPFGAIGADALARWMLGLINVPAAPFEVLQLALLAQVGAGLVTPLLAGLWPVLQGVAISVREALNAYGLGTGRYGGRLLDRILGQVQGLPRMVALALRNTFRRAGRVVLTEITLIAAGTIFMMVISTHYSFNETILQIFKGFGYDVIIGFEQFQRIEEVVPLIESRPDVDQAEMWVFYTANAQAPGASGPGSEHEIFLRGIPKDTQLFEPQLTAGRMLNPADGRALLLNQKLAGKMGLGVGDQIQLDLGDKGKSSWTIVGLIFDLAGRDQNTAYVYRDPLNEELGLVGRASVAEIRGTVKTLEAQTAIEKDMRNYFKSQGINLSFTDTALKSQQQANAQFSILTTLLLIMTFLIAVVGSFGLSGTLSINVLERRREIGVMRAVGASSLDVGFIFMGEGLLLGVLSWAQAVPLSMLAGRFFVDALGEVIDFPAVYHYSFTGLWIWLGVVVALSLLASGLPARRATRISVRESLAYE, encoded by the coding sequence ATGAACACCGCCTTTCGCAAAGTCTGGCGCGACCTGTGGAACAATAAGGGCCGCACTGTGCTGGTCGTGCTCAGCATTGGCGTGGGCGTGCTGGCCCTGGGCATGATCTTTGCCAGCAACACCCTGCTCACTCGTCAGATGACGATCTCGCAGGAAGCCAGCCGGCCCTCGAATGTGATTTTATATTTGCGCGGCCTGGTGGACGATGAAACAGTGAAGAGCGTCGCCCGCCTGCCTGAAGTTGTGGACGCTGAAGGCTTGGCCAGCCTGAGCATCCGCTGGAAACCCTCGCTCGACGCCGAATGGGAGCAAGCCACCGTTATCGCCCTCGATGACTACGAGAACCAGAAATTTGATCTGATTGAACTGCGCTCCGGGGTCTGGCCGTCGTCAGATGCAGTTGCGGTCGAGTTCAATCATGTTACGCCCCATCATGTGCCGGCAGTGGGCGGCGCGATCTATTTTGAAGTCAACAACAAACCCAAGGCCATGCAGATCGGCGGCACGGTGCGCGACCCGCAACAGTTTCCGCCGCCCTTCAGCCAGGATGTGACGTTTTACGCCACGCGCGACGCTCTGGTGACGCTGGGCGGCAACCGCGAGTTTTCGCAGATCAAGTTCACCATCCCCGATTACACCAAAGAGAAAGCTGACTACGCCGCCGACGCGGCGGAGACCCGGCTCAACAAGATTGGCGTGGGCGTGAGCTTTGTGCAAACGCAAGACCCCAGACGCCACTTCTTGCAGGACACGATGGACGGCGTCGGCCTCATTATGGCTGTCATGGCCGTCATGTCGCTCGGCCTCAGCACCATTCTGGTGATCAACACCATCAACGCTCTCATCGCCCAACAAGTGCCGCAGATCGGGATCATGAAGACTGTGGGCGGACTCTCGAATCAGATTGCGACTCTGTATCTGGCCGGGGTGGCCGTCTACGGCATGTTGAGCCTGGCGCTGGCCGTGCCCTTCGGCGCGATTGGCGCTGACGCCCTGGCCCGTTGGATGCTAGGCCTGATCAACGTTCCGGCGGCGCCGTTTGAGGTTCTGCAACTCGCACTGCTGGCTCAGGTCGGCGCCGGCCTGGTGACGCCCCTGCTGGCCGGGCTGTGGCCGGTGTTGCAAGGTGTTGCCATCTCGGTTCGCGAAGCCTTGAATGCTTATGGCCTCGGAACTGGGCGTTATGGCGGACGTTTGCTGGATCGAATTTTGGGCCAGGTACAAGGCCTCCCCCGCATGGTGGCGCTTGCCCTGCGCAACACGTTCCGGCGGGCCGGGCGCGTAGTCCTCACCGAGATCACCCTGATCGCCGCCGGGACGATCTTCATGATGGTCATCAGCACCCACTACTCGTTCAACGAAACCATCCTGCAAATCTTCAAAGGCTTCGGCTACGATGTCATCATCGGCTTCGAGCAGTTTCAGCGGATTGAGGAAGTGGTGCCGCTGATCGAATCGCGGCCAGACGTGGATCAGGCCGAGATGTGGGTATTTTACACGGCTAACGCCCAGGCGCCGGGCGCGAGTGGCCCGGGCAGTGAACACGAAATCTTTCTGCGCGGTATTCCCAAAGACACGCAACTCTTTGAGCCGCAATTAACGGCGGGCCGAATGTTGAACCCGGCGGACGGGCGGGCGCTGTTGTTGAATCAGAAGCTGGCTGGAAAGATGGGACTGGGGGTGGGCGACCAGATTCAACTCGACCTGGGCGACAAGGGGAAGTCGTCGTGGACGATTGTGGGCCTGATCTTCGACCTGGCCGGGCGCGATCAGAACACGGCGTATGTGTACCGCGACCCGCTCAACGAAGAACTGGGTCTGGTGGGCCGGGCCTCGGTGGCTGAGATTCGCGGAACAGTGAAGACGCTGGAAGCGCAGACAGCCATTGAAAAAGACATGCGCAACTACTTCAAGTCGCAAGGCATCAACTTGAGCTTCACCGACACCGCCCTCAAAAGCCAGCAACAGGCCAACGCCCAGTTCAGTATCCTGACCACACTTCTGCTGATCATGACGTTTTTGATCGCGGTCGTGGGGAGCTTCGGCCTGTCGGGAACGCTGTCTATTAACGTGCTGGAGCGCCGCCGCGAGATCGGCGTGATGCGAGCGGTGGGCGCGTCGTCGTTGGATGTGGGTTTCATTTTTATGGGCGAAGGCCTCCTGCTGGGCGTGTTGAGTTGGGCGCAGGCTGTGCCGCTCAGCATGCTGGCCGGAAGATTTTTTGTGGACGCGCTGGGCGAGGTGATTGATTTCCCGGCGGTCTATCATTACTCTTTCACCGGCCTATGGATCTGGCTGGGGGTCGTGGTGGCGCTGTCCTTGCTGGCCAGCGGCCTGCCCGCCCGCCGGGCCACCCGGATCAGCGTGCGCGAAAGCCTGGCTTACGAATAA
- a CDS encoding ABC transporter ATP-binding protein: protein MSENKPLVHVENVNKDFQGPAGVIHVLKSVNLEVNQSEFVGVRGPSGSGKSTLINMITGIDRPTGGSVRVAGEPIEKMSENQLARFRGKNIGVIFQFFQLLPTLTVAENVMLPMDFCRVWKPRERPERAMNLLEQVGLADQAHKLPNTLSGGQQQRAAIARALANDPPLLMADEPTGNLDSKTADMVFTLFEELVKKGKTFIMVTHDVELAKRMPRLIEVLDGVLYENGNKI from the coding sequence ATGTCTGAAAATAAACCTTTAGTGCATGTTGAGAACGTCAACAAAGACTTTCAGGGGCCGGCGGGTGTCATCCACGTGCTCAAGAGCGTGAACCTGGAAGTGAACCAGAGCGAGTTTGTGGGTGTGCGCGGGCCGAGCGGCTCTGGCAAGTCTACGTTGATCAATATGATCACCGGCATTGATCGGCCTACCGGCGGCAGTGTGCGTGTGGCCGGGGAGCCGATTGAGAAGATGAGTGAAAACCAGTTGGCCCGCTTCCGGGGCAAAAACATTGGCGTCATCTTCCAGTTTTTTCAACTTCTGCCGACGCTGACTGTGGCCGAGAACGTGATGCTACCTATGGACTTCTGCCGGGTGTGGAAGCCGCGCGAGCGGCCTGAACGGGCGATGAATTTGCTGGAGCAGGTGGGGCTGGCCGACCAGGCCCACAAATTGCCGAACACGCTCTCCGGCGGCCAGCAACAACGGGCGGCCATTGCCCGCGCCCTGGCCAACGACCCGCCTTTACTGATGGCCGACGAGCCGACCGGCAACCTGGACAGCAAGACGGCTGACATGGTCTTCACCCTGTTTGAAGAGCTAGTGAAGAAAGGCAAGACCTTCATCATGGTCACTCACGATGTTGAGTTAGCCAAGCGGATGCCGCGCCTGATCGAAGTGTTGGATGGCGTGCTGTACGAAAACGGAAACAAGATTTAG
- a CDS encoding metal ABC transporter permease, producing MEILLEPFQFEFFRNGTIAAVLVGGLCGLIGVYIVLRGMSYIGHGLSHAIFGGAVVAFVMQWNFYIGAGLWGFLAALLINQTVRRTKINADAAIGVITTASFAAGVALISRYRRFTRSFDAALFGNILGVTWQDVLVVGAVTLMVAVIVFFLYKQLLFTTFDSQVAKVYGVKTEWIDTIFALMLAAALIASMQILGVTLIAAALVIPAITARLLTDSFSRMMLSSVGIGALTGLVGMYLSYYVDVSSGASIVLLQAAVFGAVLAVTSIQKRSARRLIHTHV from the coding sequence ATGGAAATCTTGTTAGAACCCTTTCAATTTGAATTTTTCCGCAACGGGACGATTGCCGCAGTGCTGGTGGGCGGCCTGTGTGGCCTGATTGGCGTTTACATCGTCTTGCGGGGCATGAGCTACATTGGACATGGCTTGTCGCACGCCATCTTCGGCGGGGCGGTGGTGGCTTTTGTGATGCAATGGAATTTTTATATTGGCGCGGGGCTATGGGGTTTCCTTGCGGCGCTTTTGATCAACCAGACAGTGCGCCGCACAAAAATTAACGCCGATGCCGCCATTGGCGTCATCACCACCGCCAGTTTCGCCGCCGGGGTGGCGTTGATCAGCCGCTACCGCCGTTTCACTCGCTCCTTCGACGCGGCTTTGTTCGGCAACATTCTCGGCGTCACCTGGCAGGATGTATTGGTGGTCGGCGCAGTAACATTGATGGTTGCAGTCATCGTCTTCTTTTTGTACAAGCAATTGCTGTTCACCACCTTTGATTCTCAGGTGGCAAAAGTGTACGGCGTCAAAACCGAGTGGATAGATACGATCTTTGCCCTGATGCTGGCCGCGGCGCTCATTGCTTCCATGCAGATTCTCGGCGTTACTTTGATTGCCGCGGCGCTGGTCATTCCGGCAATCACGGCGCGCCTGCTCACCGATAGCTTTAGCCGGATGATGCTGTCGTCCGTTGGCATTGGCGCGCTGACCGGATTGGTCGGCATGTACCTCAGCTATTACGTGGATGTGTCGTCTGGGGCGTCAATCGTTTTGCTTCAGGCGGCCGTCTTTGGCGCAGTGCTGGCCGTTACCTCTATTCAAAAACGCAGTGCTCGACGATTGATACACACGCACGTTTGA
- a CDS encoding metal ABC transporter ATP-binding protein — MQPLVELNHVSFGYGAEPVLENVCLHLHPGQFAALVGPSGAGKTSLLKLILGTLQPTHGEVCIHGQALNGQPAPQVGYVPQLETVDWNFPVTVEQVVLMGRVQRSSIWPWPSVEDKHRLRAVLERLDIAKLAGRHIRDLSGGQQQRVFLARALISEPDLLVLDEPTSGVDLRTAENILHMLADLNRQGITVLITTHDLNMAASHLPWVVCLNRRVVAQGAPDDVFTVETLNETYQGDMLVIRQNGMLFVQQKPHSHGYHDIVLNPVAGETPATTLEPEDGNLVRTLSI, encoded by the coding sequence TTGCAACCACTTGTCGAACTCAATCATGTCAGTTTCGGCTACGGCGCTGAGCCAGTGTTGGAAAATGTTTGCCTGCATCTGCACCCCGGCCAGTTCGCCGCGCTGGTTGGGCCAAGCGGCGCCGGTAAGACCAGCCTGCTAAAACTAATTCTTGGCACACTCCAGCCCACGCATGGCGAGGTCTGCATTCACGGCCAGGCGCTCAATGGCCAGCCTGCGCCCCAGGTTGGGTACGTGCCGCAGTTGGAGACGGTGGACTGGAATTTCCCGGTCACCGTTGAGCAGGTGGTATTAATGGGCCGGGTACAGCGGTCGAGCATTTGGCCCTGGCCGAGCGTCGAAGACAAGCATCGTTTGCGGGCTGTGCTGGAAAGGCTGGATATTGCCAAACTGGCGGGGCGGCATATTCGCGATCTGTCCGGCGGGCAACAGCAACGTGTTTTTCTGGCCCGCGCCCTGATTTCCGAACCTGACTTGCTGGTGCTGGATGAGCCGACTTCGGGTGTGGATTTGCGAACGGCGGAAAACATTTTGCATATGCTGGCCGACCTGAATCGGCAGGGCATCACGGTGCTAATCACCACCCACGATCTCAACATGGCCGCCTCTCACCTGCCCTGGGTGGTTTGCCTCAATCGCCGGGTAGTTGCTCAGGGCGCGCCGGATGATGTCTTCACGGTCGAGACGCTCAACGAAACTTACCAGGGCGACATGCTTGTGATTCGCCAAAATGGAATGCTATTCGTGCAACAGAAGCCGCATAGTCATGGCTATCATGATATTGTGCTGAATCCGGTGGCCGGCGAAACCCCGGCCACAACGCTGGAGCCGGAAGATGGAAATCTTGTTAGAACCCTTTCAATTTGA
- a CDS encoding zinc ABC transporter substrate-binding protein: MQFRKSLVAVILAGLLLVACGGASTPIAAGNLSVVTTVSPITNIIYNIGGDKINLSGIVPEGTNSHTFEPAPSDAKKLAKADLIFVNGLKLEEPTLKLAEANKKQGAEIIVLGEQTIKPDQYRYDFSFPKEAGSPNPHLWPNPIYALRYAEIARDVLVRRDPANADYYRANYDAFKVRIEALDQAIKATIASIPEGNRKLLTYHDSFAYFAPRYGMTVIGAIQPSDFAEPSAQEVAALIEQVKQEQVPAIFGSEVFPSPVLAQIGKEAGVQYVDTLRDDDLPGKPGDKNHSYLGLMVEDLKIMAAALGGNPDLIASFDTSNLPGLDSTVEQQQ, translated from the coding sequence GTGCAATTCAGAAAGTCGCTTGTAGCAGTGATCCTTGCCGGTTTGCTGTTGGTCGCCTGTGGCGGAGCCTCAACCCCGATCGCGGCCGGGAATCTAAGTGTCGTCACCACCGTCTCGCCAATTACGAATATTATTTACAATATCGGCGGCGATAAGATCAATCTGTCGGGCATCGTCCCTGAGGGCACAAACTCTCATACATTTGAGCCTGCTCCGTCGGACGCTAAGAAATTGGCAAAGGCTGATTTGATCTTCGTGAACGGATTGAAGCTTGAAGAACCTACCCTGAAACTGGCTGAAGCCAACAAAAAGCAAGGCGCTGAAATTATTGTGCTTGGCGAACAGACCATTAAGCCTGATCAGTATAGGTATGACTTCTCGTTCCCCAAAGAAGCCGGTAGCCCTAACCCGCACCTGTGGCCGAACCCGATCTATGCTTTGCGCTATGCTGAGATTGCTCGTGACGTTCTTGTCCGCCGCGACCCGGCCAACGCCGATTACTACCGCGCGAACTACGATGCGTTCAAGGTCCGGATCGAAGCGCTGGATCAAGCAATCAAGGCTACAATTGCCAGCATTCCCGAAGGCAACCGCAAATTGCTAACGTATCACGATTCCTTTGCCTACTTTGCCCCGCGCTATGGAATGACCGTCATCGGCGCCATCCAGCCCTCGGACTTTGCCGAACCCTCGGCCCAGGAAGTCGCGGCGCTCATCGAACAAGTGAAACAGGAGCAGGTTCCAGCCATCTTCGGCTCAGAAGTATTCCCGTCCCCGGTGCTGGCGCAGATCGGTAAGGAAGCAGGGGTGCAGTACGTTGACACGTTGCGCGACGATGATCTGCCCGGCAAACCGGGCGATAAGAACCACTCGTATCTGGGCCTGATGGTTGAAGACCTCAAGATTATGGCCGCCGCCCTCGGGGGCAACCCTGACCTCATTGCCAGCTTTGATACCTCGAACTTGCCCGGCCTCGACAGCACAGTGGAACAACAACAGTAA
- a CDS encoding transcriptional repressor, giving the protein MSHHAFDYAALMRERGFRVTPQRQLILDVICESGGHITPEEIYKHIHAKAPAINQATIYRNLDFLCDMRLVVAAQIGGQMHYEIAGEVPHHHLICRKCNKIMQIGHDVVKGLFDEIQREKKFVIDMDHVTLFGLCQKCQRLK; this is encoded by the coding sequence ATGTCACACCATGCCTTTGATTACGCCGCCCTCATGCGCGAACGCGGGTTTCGCGTAACACCTCAACGCCAGTTGATCCTGGATGTGATCTGCGAGAGCGGGGGGCATATTACGCCTGAGGAAATTTACAAGCACATCCACGCCAAAGCCCCGGCTATTAACCAGGCCACCATCTATCGCAACTTGGATTTTCTGTGCGATATGCGGCTGGTGGTGGCCGCCCAAATTGGCGGGCAGATGCATTACGAAATCGCCGGAGAAGTTCCTCATCACCATTTGATCTGCCGCAAATGCAATAAGATAATGCAAATCGGTCACGATGTTGTGAAAGGCTTGTTTGACGAGATTCAACGCGAGAAAAAATTCGTAATAGATATGGATCATGTTACTCTGTTCGGTTTGTGCCAGAAGTGCCAGCGGCTTAAATAA
- the rlmN gene encoding 23S rRNA (adenine(2503)-C(2))-methyltransferase RlmN, with the protein MTYLFDLSLADLASLLAGWGQPAFRAKQVWGWAYQRLAPSFEAMTDLPKPLRQHLSAELQFSRLTPAINLHSTDGTTNKLLFRLDDDRQIDSVLMGYNQRPTACISSQAGCTMGCVFCATGQMGFDRHLSAGEIVEQVLWFARELKKKDDALSNVVVMGMGEPFHNYEATLAAVDRLTDPTGFNFGARRITISTVGLVPMIERFADEKRQVNLAVSLHAATDELRTELLPINKKYPLKVLLPACREYVAKTGRRLSFEWALIQGQNDTPAQAHALVKLITQPKLLCHVNIIPLNPTRDYAGAAATRERVANFKAILEAGGVTCTVRVRRGIDINAGCGQLRVAAGKSAPA; encoded by the coding sequence ATGACTTACCTCTTCGATCTCTCGCTAGCTGACCTCGCGAGTCTGCTGGCTGGGTGGGGGCAACCCGCCTTTCGCGCCAAACAAGTGTGGGGCTGGGCATATCAACGACTGGCGCCTTCGTTTGAAGCCATGACGGATTTGCCAAAACCCCTTCGCCAACACCTCAGCGCCGAACTGCAATTCAGCCGCCTCACTCCTGCCATCAATTTGCATTCCACCGACGGCACAACCAACAAGTTGTTGTTTCGCCTGGACGATGACCGCCAGATCGACAGCGTGCTCATGGGCTACAACCAGCGCCCGACGGCCTGTATCTCGAGCCAGGCCGGGTGCACCATGGGTTGTGTGTTCTGCGCCACCGGTCAGATGGGTTTCGACCGCCACCTGAGCGCCGGCGAAATTGTGGAGCAGGTGTTGTGGTTTGCCCGTGAGCTAAAGAAAAAGGACGACGCGCTGTCCAACGTCGTCGTCATGGGTATGGGCGAGCCGTTTCATAACTACGAAGCCACCCTGGCCGCCGTTGACCGCCTCACCGACCCGACCGGATTTAACTTCGGCGCGCGCCGAATCACGATCTCCACCGTCGGCCTGGTTCCGATGATTGAGCGTTTTGCCGACGAGAAACGGCAGGTGAATTTGGCCGTCTCCCTCCACGCCGCTACCGACGAGTTGCGAACTGAGCTTCTGCCCATCAACAAGAAATACCCGCTCAAAGTTTTGCTTCCGGCTTGCCGGGAGTACGTTGCTAAAACGGGCCGCCGCCTCTCGTTTGAATGGGCGCTCATTCAAGGTCAGAACGACACACCCGCTCAAGCGCACGCACTGGTAAAGCTCATCACCCAACCCAAACTGTTGTGCCATGTCAACATCATCCCGCTCAACCCCACGCGCGATTACGCCGGGGCGGCGGCCACCCGCGAACGGGTCGCCAACTTCAAAGCCATTTTAGAAGCCGGCGGCGTCACCTGCACCGTCCGCGTCCGGCGCGGCATTGACATCAACGCCGGGTGCGGGCAGTTGCGGGTAGCCGCTGGCAAGTCCGCGCCGGCGTAA
- a CDS encoding tetratricopeptide repeat protein, giving the protein MTRPKPAPELEKRLAEANAKISRNPGDWQTFMARAVIHKQLENYPDAAADYTTARDIQPGNAQILVERAAIYRLMNETKMALADLVQAIEIDPNLGQAFYQRARCLEDLGQPERAIADYGKCIKLMADKPHGYYGRGEAFMKLKQYDAAVADLSKAITLAPKVAASYSLRALAYYWLKQLDKSLADYQMAVSLEPTNPLYLHNCGVACFELKQYKQGIVEFDKAVQVASKQVESYFYRGRCQAGLGQLRAAIKDFDKVLALKDNHKEALSMRGNALLELKDYNALAANDERLLAIDRRNADAHYRRGLVNMANRLIDQAMQDFSQAIINRPTFAAAYEERARIHAMRADKLSALSDLTAAIEHGLDDPVVFALHGKLVREKGDFSSALTDYDKAIEGLPEAVELYRDRGEIHYRLRNYKQAVEDFLHCVQIRPNDSVLRFNLGSAYYENNQMDEALEAFTRAIALDRNDLPSYLSRADIYFVRGDFKRATEDYRKVAQSARDPRNKQLAEERLAQIAAMK; this is encoded by the coding sequence ATGACCCGACCCAAACCCGCTCCCGAACTGGAAAAACGCCTGGCTGAGGCCAACGCCAAAATCTCCCGCAACCCCGGCGACTGGCAAACGTTCATGGCCCGGGCCGTCATCCACAAACAACTGGAGAATTACCCCGATGCCGCCGCCGATTACACCACCGCCCGCGACATTCAACCGGGCAACGCCCAAATTCTTGTGGAGCGGGCCGCCATCTACCGCCTGATGAATGAGACCAAAATGGCGCTCGCCGATCTCGTTCAGGCAATCGAGATCGATCCCAATTTGGGGCAGGCGTTTTATCAGCGCGCCCGTTGCCTGGAAGACCTGGGCCAGCCGGAGCGGGCCATCGCCGACTACGGCAAGTGCATCAAGCTCATGGCCGACAAGCCGCACGGCTATTACGGTCGCGGCGAAGCTTTCATGAAGCTCAAGCAATACGACGCCGCCGTGGCCGACTTGAGCAAGGCCATCACCCTCGCGCCTAAAGTGGCGGCCAGCTACAGCTTGCGGGCCTTGGCCTATTACTGGCTCAAGCAGTTGGACAAATCGCTGGCCGACTATCAAATGGCCGTTTCCCTGGAGCCGACCAATCCGCTTTACCTGCACAACTGCGGCGTCGCCTGTTTTGAACTCAAGCAATACAAACAGGGCATCGTCGAATTTGACAAGGCGGTTCAGGTTGCGTCTAAACAAGTTGAAAGCTATTTCTATCGCGGGCGTTGTCAGGCCGGCCTCGGCCAACTCCGGGCCGCCATCAAAGACTTCGACAAGGTGCTGGCCTTGAAAGACAATCACAAAGAAGCGCTCTCGATGCGCGGCAACGCCTTGCTGGAGTTGAAAGACTACAACGCCCTGGCCGCCAACGACGAGCGGCTGTTGGCTATTGACCGCCGAAACGCCGACGCCCATTACCGGCGCGGCCTGGTGAACATGGCCAACCGGCTGATCGATCAGGCCATGCAGGATTTCAGCCAGGCCATCATCAATCGTCCGACCTTTGCCGCCGCTTACGAGGAGCGGGCGCGCATTCATGCCATGCGGGCCGACAAGCTTTCGGCCCTCTCCGACCTCACCGCCGCCATTGAACACGGGCTGGACGACCCGGTGGTGTTTGCCCTGCACGGCAAGCTGGTGAGAGAGAAGGGCGATTTTTCGTCGGCGTTGACGGATTACGACAAGGCCATTGAGGGCTTGCCAGAGGCGGTTGAGTTGTATCGCGACCGGGGCGAGATTCACTATCGCCTGCGCAACTACAAACAGGCCGTTGAAGATTTTCTGCACTGTGTTCAAATCCGGCCCAACGACTCGGTGCTTCGCTTCAACCTGGGAAGCGCCTACTACGAAAACAACCAGATGGACGAAGCGCTCGAAGCCTTCACTCGCGCCATCGCCCTCGACCGCAACGACCTGCCCAGCTACCTCAGCCGGGCCGACATTTATTTTGTGCGCGGCGATTTCAAGCGGGCGACCGAAGACTACAGGAAGGTGGCCCAGAGCGCCCGTGACCCTCGGAACAAACAACTGGCCGAGGAACGTCTGGCCCAGATTGCGGCCATGAAATGA